A region of Candidatus Binataceae bacterium DNA encodes the following proteins:
- a CDS encoding alpha/beta hydrolase produces the protein MERASQAAAPAYAPLEVGPRTIPMPTHVSPEAQQYIAMPRLNLLSADKYPDPQDKEGWRRNIAEVNGMMKMMEEMVLPLCPVKIERTTMNGARVAVVTPKSIAPLHQNRVLMNIHGGAFVYGEGMIVEAAVAAHLGQIKVIAVDYRVPPDHCFPANLEDTTAVYRALLESHRPGSIAIFGTSAGGTYTATTVVKLRQLNLPLPAAAGILTPACDLSGNGGDTTFTNDGIDSALSGARPREGTGPSALFVGNHDPKDPLISPIYADFSTAFCPTYFLAGTRDFLLSSTVLLHRAVHRAGIKAELHVFEAMSHGFNIMAQLPEAREATLDMIRFFDECMDAAAV, from the coding sequence CTCCGCTCGAAGTGGGACCCCGCACGATCCCAATGCCTACCCATGTCAGTCCCGAGGCGCAGCAATACATCGCGATGCCGCGGCTCAACTTATTGTCCGCCGACAAGTATCCCGACCCACAAGACAAGGAAGGGTGGCGCAGGAACATCGCCGAAGTGAACGGGATGATGAAGATGATGGAGGAGATGGTTCTCCCTCTCTGCCCGGTAAAGATTGAACGCACCACCATGAACGGAGCACGGGTCGCAGTGGTAACTCCCAAAAGCATCGCACCGCTGCACCAGAATCGGGTGCTGATGAATATCCATGGCGGCGCGTTTGTATATGGTGAAGGAATGATCGTGGAGGCCGCGGTCGCCGCCCATCTGGGACAGATCAAAGTGATTGCGGTGGATTACCGGGTTCCGCCGGACCATTGCTTTCCCGCCAACCTGGAAGATACCACCGCCGTCTATCGCGCGCTGCTCGAGAGCCATCGTCCCGGTTCCATCGCAATCTTCGGCACCTCGGCGGGAGGGACCTACACGGCGACGACCGTCGTCAAGCTTCGCCAGCTTAACCTTCCTTTGCCTGCGGCCGCGGGAATCCTCACGCCGGCCTGTGATCTGAGCGGGAACGGCGGCGACACGACGTTTACCAACGACGGAATCGACAGCGCGTTATCGGGAGCCCGCCCCCGCGAGGGCACCGGACCGAGCGCGCTGTTTGTCGGCAACCACGATCCGAAGGACCCGCTCATTTCACCGATCTATGCAGACTTCAGCACGGCCTTCTGTCCGACCTACTTCCTGGCCGGGACCCGCGACTTTCTCCTCTCTTCGACCGTCCTGCTTCATCGCGCGGTGCATCGCGCCGGAATCAAAGCGGAGCTTCATGTGTTCGAGGCGATGTCGCACGGCTTCAATATCATGGCGCAGCTTCCGGAAGCCCGTGAAGCAACGCTGGACATGATCCGATTCTTTGACGAGTGCATGGATGCGGCCGCGGTTTGA
- a CDS encoding pyridoxamine 5'-phosphate oxidase family protein, translating into MRAKTQRTSIFLLALLAAALVGPQTARAEISARDARALADAKLIYIATVRKDGNQSKAAPVWFTLSADNQAILIQTGPQTWKVKRIKRGSPVLVWIGTAGGPAFLGKAEITPDAGVQKKILTDMHAKYWENRVLGVGPSAERFKTGDRLAIVITPVRDLPDGFSSAPGSPAPKLESSGSNS; encoded by the coding sequence ATGCGTGCAAAGACACAGCGTACATCAATTTTTCTATTAGCACTGCTGGCGGCAGCGCTTGTGGGGCCGCAAACGGCCCGCGCCGAGATCTCCGCACGCGACGCGCGCGCGCTCGCCGACGCCAAGTTGATCTACATCGCCACGGTCCGCAAAGACGGCAATCAGAGTAAGGCGGCGCCAGTGTGGTTCACGCTAAGTGCCGACAACCAGGCAATATTGATCCAGACCGGCCCGCAGACCTGGAAGGTCAAGCGTATCAAACGTGGCAGTCCAGTGCTGGTTTGGATCGGCACGGCCGGAGGACCGGCATTCCTCGGGAAGGCGGAGATCACCCCGGATGCTGGCGTGCAGAAGAAAATCCTCACCGACATGCACGCGAAATACTGGGAGAATCGCGTGCTGGGGGTGGGTCCCTCGGCCGAGCGCTTCAAGACCGGGGACCGGCTCGCGATAGTCATAACACCGGTACGCGACTTGCCAGATGGCTTCAGTTCCGCTCCCGGCAGCCCCGCGCCAAAGCTCGAGAGCTCTGGCTCGAACTCGTAG
- a CDS encoding zinc-binding dehydrogenase, which translates to MKAMVMEEIGKPMVVKEWPEPKCPPDGAIVRVEGSGICRSDWHLWQGDWGWIGFKPRMPTILGHEFAGVIEEVGKDVKTLKAGARVVVPLAQGCGVCDDCRTGHSNHCMGAGMGGYARYGVLSHADYNYAPLPDKVNFVEASAMGCRYVTAFHAILDQGQVKADETVVVYGCGGVGLSVIQIASALGARVIAVDLDDRKLELAKQVGANDVVNGKKTDPVKAVIELTRGGADVSVDALGIAVTCRNAVLSLRKRGRHVQVGLTTQSENGEVALPVDQIVFKEIQFSGSLAIQSFRYPAMLSMVERGLLQPRKLITETIPLEKAFGVLEQMSKFENVGISVINQF; encoded by the coding sequence ATGAAAGCGATGGTGATGGAAGAAATCGGAAAGCCCATGGTGGTGAAGGAGTGGCCGGAGCCCAAGTGCCCTCCCGACGGGGCGATCGTGCGCGTGGAAGGCAGCGGCATCTGCCGTTCGGACTGGCATCTATGGCAGGGTGACTGGGGTTGGATCGGGTTCAAGCCCCGAATGCCCACCATCCTGGGCCACGAATTCGCCGGGGTGATCGAAGAGGTCGGCAAGGACGTAAAGACACTCAAGGCCGGCGCGCGGGTGGTGGTTCCACTCGCGCAAGGGTGCGGCGTATGCGACGACTGCCGCACCGGCCATTCCAATCACTGCATGGGCGCAGGGATGGGGGGATATGCACGCTACGGTGTCCTCAGTCACGCCGACTACAACTACGCGCCGCTTCCTGACAAGGTAAATTTCGTGGAAGCGTCAGCGATGGGCTGTCGTTACGTTACCGCGTTTCACGCAATTCTTGACCAGGGGCAGGTCAAGGCCGATGAGACGGTGGTGGTGTACGGATGCGGCGGCGTCGGGCTGTCGGTGATCCAGATCGCTTCGGCGCTCGGCGCGCGCGTGATCGCGGTCGATCTCGATGATCGTAAGCTGGAACTTGCCAAGCAGGTTGGTGCCAACGATGTCGTCAACGGCAAGAAGACCGACCCGGTCAAGGCCGTGATCGAACTGACTCGCGGGGGTGCTGACGTCAGCGTGGATGCGCTCGGTATCGCCGTCACCTGCCGCAACGCAGTCCTAAGTCTCCGCAAGCGCGGTCGTCACGTTCAGGTCGGGCTCACCACGCAGAGCGAGAACGGCGAAGTCGCACTGCCCGTGGATCAGATCGTGTTCAAGGAAATCCAGTTCTCGGGGTCGCTCGCGATCCAGTCGTTCCGCTATCCCGCGATGCTGAGCATGGTCGAGCGCGGGCTCCTGCAGCCCAGGAAATTGATCACCGAGACGATCCCACTGGAGAAGGCATTCGGGGTACTCGAGCAGATGTCCAAATTCGAAAACGTCGGCATCAGCGTGATCAATCAGTTCTAG
- a CDS encoding zinc-binding dehydrogenase, which yields MDNPTVVFPRPRQVTIENRQRPRPHEAELLIETHVTLISMGTELTILAGQFPERSAWANYGRFPFLPGYSNIGRVVEVGAGLDKDWIGKRVATRTPHARWVIAPAHGAMGVPPAVSDADAALFAIAAIVMNGIRRGKLVWGETVVFGLGVLGQLAVRLGELAGARKVFGIDLADSRLELLVKSPAVVGLNPRTDDLVKTVQERNHGRLADVAFEVTGDPTLIPAQFEVLSREGRLVVLSSPRGPTTIDFHDLCDFPGFAIVGAHEMTHPAAETPGNPWTHRRHFELFFDLIVAGRLEVSSLVRNNFSYLSAAEVYSNLLADRSRFMAVTLDWKSE from the coding sequence ATGGACAATCCAACGGTAGTGTTCCCGCGTCCGCGCCAAGTCACGATCGAGAATCGCCAGCGGCCCCGACCCCACGAGGCTGAGCTCCTGATCGAGACCCATGTAACCCTAATCAGTATGGGGACCGAACTGACCATTCTCGCCGGCCAGTTTCCCGAGCGTTCGGCCTGGGCGAATTACGGGCGCTTTCCGTTCTTGCCTGGCTACTCGAACATCGGGCGAGTGGTCGAGGTCGGCGCAGGGCTTGACAAGGATTGGATCGGTAAGCGGGTCGCGACACGCACACCGCATGCCCGGTGGGTGATCGCGCCCGCCCACGGCGCCATGGGCGTCCCGCCCGCCGTGAGCGACGCGGATGCCGCACTTTTTGCAATTGCCGCGATCGTGATGAACGGAATCCGCCGCGGAAAGCTGGTCTGGGGGGAGACCGTGGTGTTTGGCCTGGGCGTCCTTGGTCAACTCGCGGTCCGCTTGGGCGAATTGGCCGGCGCGCGCAAAGTCTTCGGCATCGACTTGGCCGACTCGCGCCTGGAGCTACTTGTGAAATCCCCTGCGGTCGTCGGCCTCAATCCGCGCACGGACGACCTGGTAAAGACTGTGCAGGAGCGCAATCACGGCCGGCTCGCCGATGTTGCATTTGAAGTGACGGGTGACCCGACGCTGATTCCTGCCCAATTCGAGGTACTGAGCCGCGAGGGCCGCTTGGTCGTCCTGAGCAGTCCGCGCGGGCCGACCACGATCGACTTCCATGACCTTTGTGATTTCCCCGGCTTCGCGATTGTCGGCGCACACGAAATGACTCATCCGGCGGCCGAGACGCCGGGAAATCCCTGGACTCATCGGCGCCACTTCGAGCTGTTCTTCGATCTGATCGTCGCAGGGCGCCTTGAGGTGTCATCGCTGGTACGGAATAATTTTTCTTACCTCAGTGCAGCGGAAGTTTATTCCAACCTGTTGGCCGACCGCTCCCGCTTCATGGCAGTGACCTTGGACTGGAAGAGCGAGTAA
- a CDS encoding peptidyl-alpha-hydroxyglycine alpha-amidating lyase family protein yields MSLLTGGGDHLYEVIAEWGEMPNKWTYDIAGVAVDSKSRVYMFNRGDTPVVVLDSSGKFLQSWGDKEMFPRAHGITIGPDDSVWLTDVFDHTVRKCTSDGKVLMTIGVSGRPARAMSGEPFNQCTHVAINPHTGDLFVSDGYLNPKVHKYSPDGRLLYSWGQPGNDPGQFNLPHNIATDRDGYVYVADRHNNRVQVFTPNGKLEHIWTGMAMPCGLCIDTRSAEQLCYIGELSSVWWTQGLADFWEAWNRPGMGPRVSIYSLDGRLQARLCDNGQGDGRGQLVAPHGIAVTPEGDILVAEVSHTILGSRLKPSRPVRNFLRLAKVKKSERQTHV; encoded by the coding sequence ATGTCACTACTGACCGGCGGCGGCGACCACCTCTACGAAGTCATCGCAGAATGGGGCGAAATGCCCAACAAGTGGACCTACGACATCGCCGGGGTCGCCGTCGACTCCAAGAGCCGCGTCTATATGTTCAATCGTGGGGACACCCCGGTCGTGGTTCTCGATAGCAGCGGAAAGTTCCTTCAGAGCTGGGGCGACAAGGAGATGTTCCCGCGCGCCCACGGAATTACGATTGGCCCAGACGACAGCGTCTGGCTTACCGATGTTTTCGACCATACGGTGCGAAAATGCACGAGCGACGGGAAGGTCCTGATGACGATCGGCGTGAGCGGCCGGCCCGCCAGAGCGATGAGCGGCGAGCCTTTCAATCAGTGCACTCACGTCGCCATTAATCCGCACACCGGCGATCTCTTCGTCTCCGACGGGTATCTCAACCCCAAGGTCCACAAGTATTCTCCGGATGGCCGCCTGCTCTACTCATGGGGCCAGCCGGGCAACGACCCGGGCCAGTTCAATTTGCCGCACAACATCGCCACCGACCGCGATGGCTATGTCTATGTCGCCGACAGGCACAACAATCGAGTGCAAGTGTTCACGCCTAACGGCAAGCTCGAACACATCTGGACTGGGATGGCGATGCCGTGCGGCCTGTGTATCGACACACGCAGTGCGGAGCAGCTCTGCTACATCGGTGAGCTCAGCTCGGTTTGGTGGACACAGGGGCTGGCGGATTTCTGGGAAGCATGGAACCGTCCAGGCATGGGCCCACGCGTCAGCATCTACTCGCTCGACGGAAGGCTGCAGGCGCGCCTGTGCGACAATGGTCAGGGCGACGGTCGCGGTCAGCTAGTCGCTCCGCACGGGATTGCAGTCACTCCAGAGGGCGACATCCTCGTCGCGGAAGTGTCTCACACCATCCTCGGCAGCAGGCTCAAGCCCTCCAGACCGGTACGAAACTTCCTGCGTCTGGCAAAAGTCAAGAAATCGGAACGTCAGACCCACGTGTGA
- a CDS encoding carboxymuconolactone decarboxylase family protein, with product MALLPYLEDKDASPEVLKILKSGRIVLNVQRMTANAQGIFRQRSRLSNALFTQIAIDPKLREIAILRTAKDCHSVYEWTQHVPAAKHVGVTDEQIAAIENWQPAHCFSEVERLVLQFTDEVNANVKASRPTLEALKRHLSAQEIIELLIIIGHWRQTASILETTEVELEDFAGKVDILEGMTPRK from the coding sequence ATGGCACTGCTACCCTATCTCGAGGACAAAGACGCTTCTCCCGAGGTTCTCAAGATTCTCAAATCCGGACGGATTGTGCTCAACGTACAGAGGATGACCGCCAACGCTCAGGGCATATTTCGTCAACGCAGCCGCTTGAGTAATGCACTCTTTACCCAGATCGCGATCGATCCAAAGCTCCGCGAGATAGCGATTCTTCGCACCGCCAAGGACTGCCATTCGGTCTATGAATGGACGCAGCACGTTCCGGCGGCAAAGCATGTTGGGGTGACCGACGAGCAGATTGCGGCCATCGAGAATTGGCAACCTGCCCACTGTTTCAGCGAGGTCGAGCGCTTGGTGCTGCAATTTACCGACGAGGTGAACGCGAACGTCAAAGCCTCGCGACCGACGCTCGAAGCCCTCAAGCGGCACCTGAGCGCGCAAGAAATAATCGAGTTGCTGATCATAATCGGTCACTGGCGGCAAACCGCCAGCATCCTGGAGACCACCGAAGTTGAGCTCGAGGACTTCGCCGGCAAGGTCGACATTCTCGAGGGAATGACGCCGCGCAAATAG